Genomic window (bacterium):
GCCGACTTCCGTCGCCCATGTGTCCGCGGCGGCCGCGGCGATCGCCCCGGCCGCCGCGCTGAACGCCAGCGGCCAACCCCACAGCGCGTGGACCCCGGCGGCGAGCGTCGCGACGCCGCCGTTGGCGATGACCTGATCCCACCGCCGGCCGTTGAGATCGGACGACGGCCGCGCGACTCCGATCCCCTTCGGTTCCCAGCGGGTGAGGAGCGAAGACGTCGCGGAGAAGATTCCCACCAGGACCAGCCACCGCCATCCCCCGCCGACGAAGAGCACCGTCCCCACCACGAGGGTCGCCCATGCCCCCGATGAGGTCAGCACCTTGAAGCGGGCGGCGGGGAGTGCGGCGGCGGCGCTCAGGGCCAGTCCAATGGCGATGGTGAGGGTCGTGGGCATCGGTGTCGTGGTTCGGGACCGAGGGCGGAGCTCCTTGGCCGCGGGGCTGCGGATCGACGGTGTGGGGGCCGTCCCGTCTTGATGATCATGTCCGAAAACGGCGAGCCCGTCGACCGATGCGTGGACTATAATGGGGTCGTGTTC
Coding sequences:
- a CDS encoding DUF92 domain-containing protein, with the protein product MPTTLTIAIGLALSAAAALPAARFKVLTSSGAWATLVVGTVLFVGGGWRWLVLVGIFSATSSLLTRWEPKGIGVARPSSDLNGRRWDQVIANGGVATLAAGVHALWGWPLAFSAAAGAIAAAAADTWATEVGRWSRTKPHLITTGRPVPHGVSGGITPVGTAGALAGALLICAAAAILAPAGPGRGGGLPTLVAGFSGAMLDSLLGATIEGRCRWVDNSAVNLLATAWGAGVVVVLMH